In Leuconostoc kimchii IMSNU 11154, one genomic interval encodes:
- the recR gene encoding recombination mediator RecR — protein MEYPEPIAKLIDSYTKLPGIGSKTATRLAFYTLGMNEDDVVDFSKSLLSAKNDLTFCSICGNITENSMNPCVICQDTSRDQSTVFVVENSRDVMAMENTRDYHGLYHVLNGVISPLAGTGPEDINLPSLIRRLSQHQEIDEVIVGTNVNAEGEATAMYLARLLKPAGIKVTRLAHGLAVGSDIDYADQLTLIKAVQGRTEL, from the coding sequence ATGGAATATCCAGAACCAATTGCAAAATTAATAGATAGCTATACAAAGTTGCCGGGGATTGGATCAAAAACAGCAACACGATTAGCATTTTACACACTGGGCATGAATGAGGATGATGTGGTAGATTTTTCGAAATCACTACTTTCTGCTAAAAATGACCTGACATTTTGTTCAATATGTGGTAATATTACAGAAAATTCTATGAACCCATGTGTTATTTGCCAGGATACATCACGCGACCAATCTACGGTATTTGTTGTTGAGAATTCTCGGGATGTCATGGCAATGGAAAATACCCGGGATTATCATGGATTGTATCACGTTTTAAATGGCGTCATATCACCGCTTGCAGGTACTGGTCCCGAAGATATTAATTTACCTAGCTTAATCAGGCGGTTATCCCAGCATCAGGAAATTGATGAAGTTATCGTAGGCACAAACGTTAATGCCGAGGGAGAAGCTACTGCCATGTACTTGGCAAGATTGTTGAAGCCCGCCGGTATTAAAGTGACACGATTAGCGCATGGCTTGGCAGTTGGCTCTGATATTGATTATGCCGATCAATTGACACTTATTAAAGCCGTACAAGGACGAACAGAACTATGA
- the dnaX gene encoding DNA polymerase III subunit gamma/tau yields the protein MAYQALYRVYRPRTFDDMVGQDVITQTLKNAIETHQTGHAYLFSGPRGTGKTSAAKIFAREINGIAPETSDAQIPDIVEFDAASNSRVEDMRDILANVDYAPIESEYKVYIIDEVHMLSNSAFNALLKTLEEPPANVKFILATTEPQKVPVTILSRTQRFEFKRIDNLVIQAQLADILHQQSIGYEDDALRIIANVAEGGMRDALSILDQVIAFGTDKVTINNALQVTGSTTTTQLLAYIKAISLGDTPTSLQVLHDILREGKDAQRLVVDILGLLRDIMLVDVAPDLIKSTVPFDELKALVEDLAMPRIEAMMVILDDIQKQLMQTTQSDIYLELLTVKLSMASSLHSKQTVTPQKAGTNHSSTNVQLSEKHANEPEPVRVSPVEETATVKLDTEAEQVEVTSNGSSTMSQNLSKHNDNHADDSLLARTGQEAVFAILTRAKREALSHLKSTWSTLIGQFDVAQQAFLTIAEPVAASDEGVVLAFDYPALLEQALYDSHLQNKLSAAFLAQKIPIEMVFISQDDWRQQRAAYVQELKSGVTRSIALTDLPRVKRQQTSEKSENTIDTHAAPAEAPVVTEAKKIFGDDIVTVID from the coding sequence TTGGCATATCAAGCATTATATCGGGTTTATCGGCCGCGAACATTTGATGATATGGTTGGGCAAGATGTTATCACTCAGACACTTAAAAATGCCATTGAAACGCATCAAACAGGACATGCTTATCTATTTTCAGGACCACGTGGTACAGGAAAAACTTCCGCCGCTAAAATCTTTGCTCGTGAGATTAATGGTATTGCACCTGAGACATCAGACGCACAAATACCAGACATTGTTGAATTTGATGCGGCATCTAATAGTCGTGTTGAAGATATGCGAGATATCTTAGCCAATGTAGATTATGCACCGATTGAATCGGAATATAAGGTTTATATCATTGATGAGGTTCACATGCTATCAAATAGTGCATTCAACGCATTATTGAAGACTTTAGAAGAACCACCAGCCAATGTTAAGTTCATTTTAGCCACGACTGAACCACAAAAAGTACCAGTGACGATTTTGTCGAGGACACAGCGCTTTGAATTCAAGCGAATTGATAATTTGGTTATTCAAGCACAATTAGCGGACATTCTACATCAACAAAGTATTGGTTATGAAGATGATGCTTTGCGGATTATTGCAAATGTAGCGGAAGGTGGCATGCGAGATGCGTTGTCAATTTTAGACCAAGTTATTGCTTTTGGTACTGACAAAGTGACGATTAACAATGCATTACAAGTAACAGGGTCAACCACTACAACCCAACTACTAGCCTATATCAAAGCAATTAGTTTGGGTGATACACCAACAAGTTTGCAGGTGCTACATGATATTTTACGTGAAGGTAAGGATGCGCAACGATTGGTGGTGGACATTCTCGGACTATTACGTGATATCATGCTCGTTGATGTTGCGCCCGACTTAATTAAGTCTACTGTGCCTTTTGATGAATTAAAAGCCTTGGTAGAAGACCTGGCAATGCCACGAATTGAAGCTATGATGGTTATTCTGGATGATATTCAAAAACAGTTAATGCAAACGACCCAGAGTGATATTTATTTAGAATTATTAACCGTCAAATTAAGCATGGCTAGCTCGCTGCATTCTAAACAAACAGTTACCCCGCAAAAGGCGGGTACCAATCATTCATCTACAAACGTACAATTGTCAGAAAAACATGCGAACGAACCTGAACCGGTAAGGGTATCGCCAGTCGAAGAAACAGCAACGGTTAAATTAGACACTGAAGCTGAACAAGTTGAAGTCACATCAAATGGCTCTTCAACAATGTCACAAAATTTATCAAAACACAATGACAATCATGCGGATGATTCATTATTGGCACGTACGGGACAAGAGGCGGTATTTGCTATCTTAACAAGAGCTAAAAGAGAGGCATTGAGTCATCTTAAAAGTACTTGGTCGACGTTAATTGGCCAATTTGATGTTGCACAGCAAGCATTCTTAACGATTGCTGAACCTGTTGCAGCTAGCGATGAAGGGGTTGTATTAGCTTTTGACTATCCGGCCTTACTCGAACAAGCCTTGTATGATAGCCATCTTCAAAATAAACTATCAGCAGCATTTTTAGCACAGAAAATACCAATAGAAATGGTCTTTATTTCTCAAGATGATTGGCGACAACAGCGTGCAGCATACGTCCAAGAATTGAAATCTGGGGTGACCAGAAGTATAGCATTAACCGATTTACCACGCGTGAAGCGTCAACAAACGAGTGAAAAATCTGAAAACACGATTGATACTCATGCGGCACCTGCAGAAGCACCTGTTGTTACTGAGGCTAAAAAAATATTCGGTGATGATATTGTGACCGTTATTGACTGA